From Corvus cornix cornix isolate S_Up_H32 chromosome 15, ASM73873v5, whole genome shotgun sequence, one genomic window encodes:
- the LOC104688772 gene encoding vacuolar protein sorting-associated protein 29-like encodes MGSLLFSWLILCFLLHLLQAVISSWVLICIRLMLMWGDLHILHWCSALPAKFKELLVPRKIQHILCTGNLLTKESYDCLRTLAGDIHIVRGDSESLNYPEENVVTVRQFRIRLIHGYQVIPWGDVASLELLQRQLDVDINLLGHTHRFEAFEYGKKFFINLGSATGACSALERNINPSFVLMDIQASTVVTYVFQLIEDDRKVERKEFRKY; translated from the exons ATGGGAAGCCTGCTGTTCTCTTGGCTGATTCTCTGTTTCCTGCTGCATTTGTTACAAGCTGTTATCAGTAGTTGGGTCTTGATCTG TATTAGACTGATGTTGATGTGGGG GGACCTTCACATCCTGCACTGGTGCAGTGCTCTGCCAGCGAAGttcaaggagctgctggttccaAGAAAGATTCAGCACATCTTGTGCACGGGAAACCTCCTCACCAAGGAGAGCTATGACTGCCTCAGGACGCTGGCTGGGGACATCCACATTGTTAGGGGGGACTCTGAG AGCCTGAATTATCCTGAAGAGAATGTTGTAACTGTCAGGCAGTTCAGAATTAGGCTGATTCATGGCTATCAGGTAATTCCCTGGGGTGATGTGGCCAGCCTGGAAttgctgcagaggcagctggatgTGGACATCAACCTCttgggacacacacacagatttgAAGCATttgaatatggaaaaaaatttttcatcAACCTGGGGTCAGCTACAGGAGCCTGCAGTGCTTTGGAAAG GAACATCAACCCTTCATTTGTGCTGATGGATATCCAGGCCTCCACGGTTGTGACTTACGTATTCCAACTAATTGAGGATGATAGGAAAGTAGAAAGAAAGGAGTTCAGGAAATACTGA
- the VPREB3 gene encoding pre-B lymphocyte protein 3, with protein MALGFMVLLLVGTMGTASRAQPVLTQPNSVFVLPGQTARLFCTLSPQYNISQFGISWYQQRPGHSLRYLLYYNSERDKHRPAKIPDRFSATKDLASNACILTIASACQDDNGTYYCSLSPAFKWF; from the exons atgGCCCTGGGCTTCATGGTCCTGCTCCTGGTGGGGACGATGGGCACAG CTTCCAGGGCTCAGCCCGTGCTGACCCAGCCAAACTCTGTGTTCGTGCTGCCTGGGCAGACGGCTCGGCTGTTCTGCACCCTGAGCCCCCAGTACAACATCAGCCAGTTCGGCATCTCCTGGTACCAGCAGCGCCCAGGGCACTCCCTGAGGTATCTGCTCTATTACAACTCCGAGCGAGACAAGCACAGGCCTGCCAAAATTCCTGACCGCTTCTCTGCCACCAAAGACCTCGCCAGCAACGCCTGCATCCTCACCATCGCATCCGCCTGCCAGGATGACAACGGCACCTATTACTGTTCCCTGTCACCTGCCTTCAAATGGTTCTAG
- the CHCHD10 gene encoding coiled-coil-helix-coiled-coil-helix domain-containing protein 10, mitochondrial, with protein MARGGRSASRPAAAPVPASPAPAAPAPAAQPAQPGLMAQMASTAAGVAVGSAVGHVVGSAITGVFSGGSSEPAKAAAPAQEPRPVMQQSPYGPCHYEMKQFLECATNQRDLTLCEGFSEALKQCKYSNGECALSLQEGTPASRASQGV; from the exons ATGGCGCGGGGCGGCAGGAGCGCGTCCCGGCCCGCCGCGGCACCGGTGCCCGCCAG CCCGGCCCCAGCGGCCCCGGCACCCGCGGCGCAGCCGGCGCAGCCCGGGCTGATGGCGCAGATGGCGAGCACGGCGGCCGGCGTGGCCGTGGGCTCCGCCGTGGGACACGTCGTGGGCAGCGCCATCACCGGCGTCTTCAGCGGCGGCTCCTCCGAGCCGGCCAAGGCGGCGGCGCCCGCCCAG GAGCCCCGGCCCGTGATGCAGCAGTCGCCCTACGGACCCTGCCACTATGAGATGAAGCAGTTCCTGGAGTGTGCTACCAACCAGAGAGACCTGACCTTGTGCGAGGGCTTCAGCGAGGCTCTGAAGCAGTGCAAGTACAGCAATGGTGAGTGcgccctgtccctgcaggagggaactcctgccagcagagcatCTCAGGGGGTTTGA